A window of Polaribacter litorisediminis contains these coding sequences:
- a CDS encoding MBG domain-containing protein: MKSVIYKVSLIFFISFWFQNTQAQDPNWFVNSSNYQYSMTFTTFLNVDGSNLTSENDKVAAFVNGEVRGVANIIYEASVQKYVAYLSVYANTNNETISFKIYNSTADLVVNIDRTETFSIDGNMGGIFQSYSIASPELNENAIFSSFNFLGITAVAEEITSDKINIVLPENTDVRALSAVFVSSENSAVYVDGVMQISGVSKHSFTNPVIYKVLSENQAVLKEYEVSVSLALNSDPVTVAISTTNNLKTNSIPVTLNISFSKVVSGFDISDFLLENAIISEFSTEDSKVFKINLIPMSQGDFSIQVAANSALDENNNQNEISNKIIFTYDITKPIITNIAVDNDANAWWFLVTFNEEVLNIDVSDFEIKGIASNGMTISSINLVENNQYKISVSNTNLEEGTISLQVKSASDIKDFSSNSIVFSEYEAYFIPKKPITITADVKSKIYGETDPELTYTITTGSLENGDVFTGNLTREAGEDVGDYIISSTLSNHNYDITFVSNNLSIVQKEITITADVKSKIYGATDPELTYTITTGSLENGDVFTGNLTRVIGEEIGDYAISSTLSNNNYDITFVSNNFSIVQKEITITADVKSKIYGAADPELTYTITTGSLENGDVFTGNLTRVAGEDVGDYIISSTLSNNNYDITFVSNNLSIVQKEITITADVKSKIYGATDPELTYTITTGSIENGDVFTGNLTREAGEDVGEHAISSTLSNNNYDITFVSNNLSIVQKEITITADVKSKIYGETDPELTYTVTTGSIENGDVFTGNLTREAGEDVGEYAISSTLSNDNYDITFVSNNLSIVQREITITADAKSKIYGETDPELTYTITTGSLENGDVFTGNLTREAGEDVGEYAISSTLSNNNYDITFVSNNLSIVQKEITITADVKSKVYGETDPELTYTITTGSLENGDVFTGNLTREAGEDVGEYAISSTLSSNNYDITFESNNLSIVQREITVTADIKTKNFGDSDPVLTYQITEGSLINNDNFTGVLIREVGEYVGVYLIEIGTLSLSNNYNITFIGANFEISTTASLDDISLTNRIKIFPNPVNFFLNVETSNQLEIKKVIVLSLLGKVLINEKNVSKGIQLQSLSAGTYIIKIITNQGIVTKRILKK, translated from the coding sequence ATGAAATCAGTTATCTATAAAGTTTCTTTGATTTTTTTTATCAGTTTTTGGTTTCAAAACACCCAAGCTCAAGACCCTAATTGGTTTGTAAATTCATCTAATTATCAGTACAGCATGACCTTTACTACGTTTTTAAACGTAGATGGCTCTAATTTAACTTCTGAGAATGATAAAGTAGCAGCTTTTGTAAACGGAGAAGTAAGAGGAGTTGCCAATATTATTTATGAAGCAAGTGTTCAAAAGTATGTAGCCTATTTATCTGTGTATGCAAATACAAATAACGAAACCATTAGTTTTAAAATTTATAATAGCACTGCAGATTTAGTTGTAAATATTGATAGAACAGAAACATTTAGTATTGATGGAAATATGGGAGGAATTTTTCAATCGTATAGTATTGCAAGTCCAGAATTGAATGAAAATGCGATTTTTAGTTCTTTTAATTTTTTAGGAATCACTGCTGTAGCGGAAGAAATTACTTCGGATAAAATAAATATTGTTTTACCAGAAAATACAGATGTAAGGGCATTGTCAGCTGTTTTTGTGTCAAGTGAAAATTCAGCAGTTTATGTTGATGGTGTTATGCAAATATCTGGCGTGTCAAAACACAGTTTTACAAATCCAGTTATTTACAAGGTACTATCAGAAAATCAAGCTGTTTTAAAAGAATATGAAGTTTCTGTTTCTTTGGCATTAAATAGTGATCCTGTCACTGTGGCTATTTCAACTACAAATAATTTAAAAACAAATAGTATTCCTGTTACCCTAAATATTTCTTTTTCTAAAGTAGTGTCAGGTTTTGATATCTCAGATTTTTTATTAGAAAATGCTATAATTTCAGAATTCAGTACGGAAGATTCAAAAGTATTTAAGATAAACCTTATTCCAATGTCGCAAGGCGATTTTTCTATACAAGTTGCAGCAAATAGTGCTTTAGATGAAAATAATAACCAGAATGAGATATCAAATAAAATTATTTTCACCTATGATATTACAAAACCAATTATAACGAATATAGCTGTAGATAATGATGCAAACGCGTGGTGGTTTTTAGTAACGTTTAATGAAGAAGTTTTAAATATTGATGTTTCTGATTTTGAGATTAAAGGAATTGCATCAAATGGTATGACAATTTCATCTATAAATTTAGTTGAAAATAACCAATATAAAATTTCTGTTTCTAATACAAATTTAGAGGAAGGAACCATTTCGTTACAAGTTAAAAGTGCAAGTGATATTAAAGACTTTAGTTCAAATTCTATAGTTTTCTCAGAATATGAGGCTTATTTTATACCCAAAAAACCAATTACAATTACGGCAGATGTAAAATCCAAAATTTATGGAGAAACTGACCCTGAATTGACGTATACAATCACAACGGGAAGTCTAGAAAACGGAGATGTATTCACAGGAAATTTAACGAGAGAAGCGGGAGAAGATGTGGGAGATTATATAATTTCATCAACACTTTCTAATCACAATTATGACATCACTTTTGTAAGTAATAATTTAAGTATTGTACAGAAAGAGATTACAATTACAGCAGATGTAAAATCTAAAATTTATGGAGCAACTGACCCAGAATTGACGTACACAATAACAACTGGTAGTTTAGAAAATGGAGATGTGTTCACAGGAAATTTAACGAGAGTTATAGGAGAAGAAATAGGAGATTATGCAATTTCATCAACGCTTTCGAATAATAATTATGACATCACTTTTGTAAGTAATAATTTTAGTATTGTACAGAAAGAGATTACAATTACAGCAGATGTAAAATCTAAAATTTATGGAGCAGCGGACCCAGAATTAACCTATACAATAACAACGGGAAGTCTAGAAAACGGAGATGTATTCACAGGAAATTTAACGAGAGTTGCAGGAGAAGATGTGGGAGATTATATAATTTCATCAACACTTTCTAATAACAATTATGACATCACTTTTGTAAGTAATAATTTAAGTATTGTACAGAAAGAGATTACAATTACAGCAGATGTAAAATCTAAAATTTATGGAGCAACTGACCCAGAATTGACGTATACAATTACAACCGGAAGTATAGAAAACGGAGATGTATTCACAGGAAATTTAACGAGAGAAGCGGGAGAAGATGTAGGAGAGCATGCCATTTCATCAACACTTTCTAATAACAATTATGATATTACTTTTGTAAGTAATAATTTAAGTATTGTACAAAAAGAAATTACAATTACAGCAGATGTAAAATCCAAAATTTATGGAGAAACTGACCCTGAATTAACCTATACAGTAACAACCGGAAGTATAGAAAACGGAGATGTATTCACAGGAAATTTAACGAGAGAAGCGGGAGAAGATGTAGGAGAGTATGCCATTTCATCAACACTTTCTAATGATAATTATGATATTACTTTTGTAAGTAATAATTTAAGTATTGTACAAAGAGAAATTACAATTACTGCGGATGCAAAATCCAAAATTTATGGAGAAACTGACCCAGAATTGACGTATACAATCACAACGGGAAGTTTAGAAAACGGAGATGTATTCACAGGAAATTTAACGAGAGAAGCGGGAGAAGATGTAGGAGAGTATGCCATTTCATCCACACTTTCTAACAACAATTATGATATTACTTTTGTAAGTAATAATTTAAGTATTGTACAAAAAGAAATTACAATTACAGCAGATGTAAAATCCAAAGTTTATGGAGAAACTGACCCAGAATTGACGTATACAATCACAACGGGAAGTCTAGAAAACGGAGATGTATTCACAGGAAATTTAACGAGAGAAGCAGGAGAAGATGTAGGAGAGTATGCCATTTCATCCACGCTTTCTAGTAACAATTATGATATTACTTTTGAAAGTAATAATTTAAGTATTGTACAAAGAGAAATTACGGTTACAGCAGATATTAAAACGAAAAATTTTGGAGACTCTGACCCTGTTTTAACCTATCAAATTACAGAAGGTAGTTTAATTAATAATGATAATTTTACAGGAGTTTTAATTAGAGAAGTAGGAGAGTACGTTGGTGTTTATTTAATAGAAATTGGGACATTAAGTCTTAGTAATAATTATAATATAACTTTTATTGGAGCAAATTTTGAAATTTCCACAACAGCTAGTTTAGATGATATTTCATTAACGAATCGTATAAAAATTTTTCCAAATCCAGTTAACTTTTTTTTAAATGTAGAAACGAGTAATCAACTAGAGATTAAAAAAGTTATCGTACTAAGCTTATTAGGGAAAGTTTTAATTAATGAAAAAAATGTAAGTAAAGGTATTCAATTACAAAGTTTAAGTGCAGGTACGTACATAATTAAAATTATAACAAACCAAGGAATTGTTACAAAAAGGATCTTGAAAAAATAG
- a CDS encoding Na(+)-translocating NADH-quinone reductase subunit A — MSKDIRIKKGLDIKLVGEAEKNTTTSSLSSVYAVKPEDFHGITPKLVAKEGAKVKAGDTLFYSKSDERILFLSPVSGKVTEVVRGARRKVLAVKIAADTKQVHKDFGTKNVDKLSAEEVKNHLFASGCWPFIKQRPYDIIANPNQAPKAIFISAYASAPLAADLEYTLAGKEAELQAAVTAIAKLTEGKVHLSVGQNASSLFTSLKGVALHKVSGPHPSGNVGTQIAKIDPINKGEVVWILTPQDLVVIGELFLTGKLNMTRTVALTGSQFSTPQYTTAIAGACIADVTAKNLQNNNTRVISGNVLSGKEVKEDGFLGYYDNQITAIPEGDDYEFFGWNKPIFNKISTSRAFTFSWLTPNKKYDLNTNTNGEHRAFVVTGAYEEVFPLDIYPMQLLKAFMYKDLDEMEALGGYEVAPEDFALTEFICVSKQPHQKIIREGLDLMREELG; from the coding sequence ATGTCAAAAGACATTCGTATTAAAAAAGGCTTAGATATTAAGCTTGTTGGGGAGGCTGAAAAAAACACTACAACGAGTTCTTTAAGTAGTGTTTATGCAGTGAAACCAGAAGATTTTCATGGAATTACACCAAAACTTGTTGCCAAAGAAGGAGCTAAAGTAAAAGCCGGAGACACACTTTTTTATTCAAAAAGTGATGAACGTATTTTATTTTTGAGTCCTGTTTCTGGTAAAGTTACGGAAGTAGTTCGTGGAGCAAGAAGAAAAGTATTAGCTGTAAAAATTGCTGCAGATACCAAACAAGTTCATAAAGATTTTGGGACTAAAAATGTAGATAAATTATCTGCAGAAGAGGTTAAAAATCATTTATTTGCTTCAGGTTGTTGGCCATTTATAAAGCAACGTCCTTATGACATTATTGCAAATCCAAATCAAGCGCCAAAAGCAATTTTTATTTCTGCGTATGCAAGTGCACCTTTAGCTGCTGATTTAGAATATACGCTGGCAGGTAAAGAAGCAGAATTGCAAGCTGCTGTTACGGCAATTGCAAAACTAACAGAAGGCAAAGTGCATCTTTCCGTTGGTCAGAATGCATCTTCTTTGTTTACAAGTTTAAAAGGAGTAGCGCTTCACAAGGTTTCAGGACCGCATCCTTCTGGGAATGTAGGAACGCAAATTGCAAAAATAGATCCTATTAATAAAGGTGAAGTTGTTTGGATTTTAACCCCGCAAGATTTAGTAGTTATTGGTGAGTTGTTTTTAACAGGTAAGTTAAATATGACAAGAACAGTGGCGCTAACAGGTTCTCAATTTAGCACGCCACAATATACAACAGCGATTGCAGGGGCATGTATTGCAGATGTTACGGCAAAAAATTTACAAAATAACAATACAAGAGTTATCAGCGGAAACGTACTTTCTGGAAAGGAAGTAAAAGAAGATGGTTTCTTAGGGTATTATGATAATCAAATTACAGCAATTCCTGAAGGAGATGATTATGAGTTTTTTGGTTGGAATAAGCCAATCTTTAATAAAATATCGACTTCAAGAGCTTTTACTTTTTCTTGGTTAACTCCAAATAAAAAGTACGATTTAAATACCAATACCAATGGTGAGCACAGAGCTTTTGTAGTAACAGGTGCTTACGAGGAGGTTTTTCCTTTGGATATTTATCCAATGCAATTGTTAAAGGCATTTATGTATAAAGATTTAGATGAGATGGAAGCTTTAGGAGGCTATGAAGTGGCTCCAGAAGATTTCGCATTAACAGAGTTTATTTGTGTATCTAAACAACCTCACCAAAAGATAATTCGTGAAGGTTTAGATTTAATGAGAGAAGAATTAGGATAA
- a CDS encoding NADH:ubiquinone reductase (Na(+)-transporting) subunit B, whose translation MSLKQNLHNLKEKYRGTKMAPAFNAIHTFLYLPNEVTHTGGTHIKAADDLKRTMNIVIISLIPCLLFGMFNAGYQHYAAIDPSLRGDVFANFFTMDNLWIGIIKVLPLVIVSYGVGLLVEFIFAVIKGHEVEEGYLVTGMLVPLIVPIDTPLWMLAVAVVFGVVIGKEVFGGTGMNILNPALTIRAFLFFAYPTWMSGDKVWVYDAVNRTGTADAISGETILGSYAQNQEVIYSTWDKFMGFIPGSVGETSTFLILIGAAILVFTKIGSWRIIVSTFAGAAVMGLIFNLVTSSGIITESSKFYGLMNTVWWEHLMIGGLAFGAVFMATDPVTGSQTNKGKWIYGFLIGFFSIMIRVFNPAYPEGVFLAILLMNVFAPTIDHYVVQGNVNKRLKRAKVKTA comes from the coding sequence ATGAGCTTAAAACAAAACTTACACAATTTAAAAGAAAAATATAGAGGAACTAAAATGGCGCCTGCGTTCAACGCAATCCATACCTTTTTATATTTACCGAACGAAGTAACTCATACAGGAGGAACTCACATTAAAGCAGCAGACGACTTAAAGAGAACAATGAATATTGTCATTATCTCTTTAATACCTTGTTTGTTGTTTGGAATGTTTAACGCAGGTTATCAACATTATGCAGCAATCGATCCTTCTTTAAGAGGAGATGTATTCGCAAACTTTTTTACGATGGATAATCTTTGGATTGGAATCATAAAAGTATTGCCATTAGTCATCGTTTCTTATGGAGTTGGTCTTTTAGTAGAATTTATTTTTGCAGTGATAAAAGGACACGAAGTAGAAGAAGGCTACCTTGTAACAGGAATGTTAGTGCCCTTAATTGTGCCAATAGATACACCACTTTGGATGTTAGCTGTAGCAGTTGTATTTGGTGTTGTTATAGGTAAAGAAGTATTTGGAGGTACAGGAATGAATATCTTAAATCCTGCTTTAACCATCAGAGCTTTCTTGTTTTTTGCATATCCAACTTGGATGTCAGGAGATAAAGTTTGGGTATATGACGCAGTGAATAGAACAGGAACTGCAGATGCAATTTCTGGAGAAACTATTTTAGGAAGTTACGCACAAAATCAAGAAGTAATTTATTCAACTTGGGATAAATTTATGGGTTTCATACCTGGTTCTGTCGGAGAAACATCTACCTTCTTAATCTTAATAGGAGCCGCTATTTTGGTTTTTACTAAAATAGGAAGTTGGAGAATTATTGTTTCAACATTTGCGGGTGCAGCCGTTATGGGATTAATTTTTAATCTGGTTACTTCAAGTGGAATCATTACAGAATCTAGTAAATTTTATGGATTAATGAACACTGTTTGGTGGGAACATTTAATGATTGGTGGTTTGGCATTCGGAGCCGTTTTTATGGCAACAGATCCAGTAACTGGTTCTCAAACGAATAAAGGGAAATGGATTTATGGTTTCTTAATTGGTTTCTTCTCCATTATGATTCGTGTATTTAATCCGGCCTACCCAGAAGGAGTATTCCTAGCAATATTATTAATGAATGTATTTGCGCCAACAATAGATCATTATGTGGTTCAAGGAAACGTAAATAAAAGATTAAAACGAGCTAAAGTTAAAACTGCCTAA
- a CDS encoding Na(+)-translocating NADH-quinone reductase subunit C has protein sequence MSKRTDSNGYTMIFAVIMVLVVGSLLAFLASSLKPTIQENERIEKQQNILYAMGVNENDGSNANFVSTKVAGAEFTKYVKEQLVLVVEGDKVVQQQNRAEYMAANNNREPYLIDVKKQQTNAKEGKVRKLPLFIGEKDGKMFYVAPIRGKGLWDAIWGYISLDENMVVQGAYFDHKGETPGLGANIKQRYFMDDFIGEHLISESGKFKGVTVAKGNNDPKNEDKTDYEVDAIAGATITGDGVSAMIKKDLALYMPYFKNLKK, from the coding sequence ATGAGTAAGAGAACAGATAGTAATGGATATACAATGATTTTCGCTGTGATAATGGTGTTAGTTGTTGGTTCTTTGTTAGCCTTTTTAGCATCGTCTTTAAAGCCTACCATTCAAGAAAATGAACGTATCGAAAAGCAGCAAAATATTTTGTACGCCATGGGTGTTAATGAAAACGACGGTTCGAATGCAAACTTTGTTTCTACAAAAGTTGCGGGTGCAGAATTTACAAAATATGTAAAAGAACAGTTGGTTTTGGTTGTTGAAGGCGATAAAGTGGTACAACAGCAAAACAGAGCTGAATATATGGCTGCCAATAATAATAGGGAACCTTATTTAATTGATGTAAAGAAACAACAAACCAATGCCAAAGAAGGTAAGGTTAGAAAGTTACCTTTATTTATTGGTGAAAAAGATGGTAAAATGTTTTATGTAGCACCAATTAGAGGAAAAGGTTTATGGGACGCTATTTGGGGTTATATTTCTTTGGATGAAAACATGGTAGTTCAAGGAGCTTACTTTGATCATAAAGGAGAAACTCCTGGTTTAGGAGCCAATATAAAACAACGTTATTTTATGGATGATTTTATTGGCGAACATTTAATTTCTGAATCAGGAAAATTCAAAGGTGTTACGGTGGCTAAAGGAAATAACGATCCGAAGAACGAAGACAAAACAGATTATGAAGTAGATGCTATTGCAGGTGCAACCATTACAGGTGATGGGGTTTCTGCAATGATCAAGAAAGATTTAGCATTATACATGCCTTATTTTAAAAATTTAAAAAAATAA
- a CDS encoding NADH:ubiquinone reductase (Na(+)-transporting) subunit D yields the protein MGLLSKKDSILLTDPLADNNPITIQVLGICSALAITAELKASIVMSISVLFVLGLGNVVISLMRNIIPSKIRIIVQLIVVATLVIIVDLVLKAFAYELSKTLSVFVGLIITNCIIMGRFEAFALANGPWRSFLDGIGNAVGYGVILIAVGFFRELLGSGTLLGFKVLGDPIEKTGLYALGYENNGFMLLSPMALIVVGIIIWIQRSRNTALIEEN from the coding sequence ATGGGACTTTTATCAAAAAAAGATTCAATTTTACTTACAGACCCATTAGCTGACAACAATCCAATTACAATACAAGTACTCGGTATTTGTTCTGCATTGGCAATTACGGCTGAATTAAAGGCATCGATAGTAATGTCAATTTCTGTACTTTTCGTTTTAGGTTTAGGAAATGTAGTGATCTCTTTAATGAGGAATATTATACCCTCAAAAATTAGAATTATTGTGCAACTTATCGTGGTAGCTACTTTGGTAATTATTGTGGATTTGGTATTAAAGGCATTCGCCTATGAGTTGAGTAAAACACTCTCTGTTTTTGTCGGCTTAATCATTACAAATTGTATCATTATGGGGCGTTTTGAAGCTTTTGCTTTAGCAAACGGACCTTGGAGATCGTTTTTAGATGGCATCGGAAACGCAGTAGGGTATGGTGTAATTTTAATAGCAGTTGGTTTTTTTAGAGAATTATTGGGTTCTGGTACTTTGTTAGGATTTAAAGTTTTAGGAGATCCAATAGAGAAAACAGGGTTGTACGCTTTAGGGTATGAAAACAACGGTTTTATGTTATTGTCACCAATGGCATTAATTGTAGTGGGCATAATCATTTGGATTCAGCGTAGTAGAAACACAGCATTAATAGAGGAAAATTAA
- the nqrE gene encoding NADH:ubiquinone reductase (Na(+)-transporting) subunit E: MEHIELFFKSIFIDNMVFATFLGMCSYLAVSKKVATAVGLGAAVIFVLAVTVPLNWLLDQYLLQPGALSWLGAEYASFDLSFLSFIMFIATIATMVQLVEIIVEKFSPSLYNSLGIFLPLIAVNCAILGGSLFMQSREIPTLGLALTYGVGSGIGWFLAILAIAAIREKIRYSSVPPALRGLGITFIITGLMAIGFMSFGGMLTGGDEEEKPAVETEATIEKVDKEKVKEELASNTKTIE, translated from the coding sequence ATGGAACATATAGAATTATTTTTCAAATCAATCTTTATAGATAACATGGTCTTCGCAACCTTTTTAGGGATGTGTTCTTACCTTGCAGTCTCTAAAAAAGTAGCAACCGCCGTAGGTTTAGGAGCTGCAGTTATTTTTGTATTGGCGGTAACCGTTCCTTTAAACTGGTTGTTAGATCAATATTTATTACAACCAGGAGCTTTGTCTTGGCTTGGAGCAGAATACGCATCATTTGATTTAAGTTTCTTATCTTTTATCATGTTTATTGCAACTATTGCAACCATGGTACAATTGGTAGAAATTATTGTGGAGAAATTTTCTCCATCATTATACAATTCTTTAGGTATTTTCTTACCATTAATCGCTGTAAACTGTGCAATTTTGGGAGGTAGTTTATTCATGCAATCTCGTGAAATTCCAACTTTAGGATTGGCACTTACCTATGGCGTAGGGTCCGGAATTGGTTGGTTTTTAGCAATTTTAGCTATTGCAGCCATTCGAGAAAAAATTAGATATTCAAGTGTTCCTCCTGCTTTAAGAGGTTTGGGAATTACGTTTATCATTACGGGTCTTATGGCAATTGGTTTTATGAGTTTTGGTGGAATGTTAACAGGGGGTGATGAAGAAGAAAAGCCTGCAGTAGAAACAGAAGCTACGATAGAGAAAGTAGATAAAGAGAAAGTAAAAGAGGAATTAGCTAGTAACACTAAAACTATAGAGTAA
- the nqrF gene encoding NADH:ubiquinone reductase (Na(+)-transporting) subunit F → MILAAGTTGTVIATVAAFLLITLILVSLLLFVKQKLSPSGPVKIMINGEREIEVASGDSLLSTLGNNKIFLPSACGGGGTCIQCECHVTEGGGEALPTEVPHFSRKELKQGARLACQVKVKQDMNISIPEEVFGIKKWDAVVVRNYNVASFIKEFVVEIPEDMGYKAGGYIQIEIPPCEVKFADMDITAHPEEHDSPDKFEAEWNKFKLRPLVMKNNETVERAYSMASFPAEGREIMLNVRIATPPFDRAKGGWMDVNPGVASSYIFNLKKGDKCVISGPYGEFFINESDSEMLYVGGGAGMAPMRSHLYHLFRTLKTGRTVTYWYGGRSKAELFYIEHFRALEKDFPNFKFFIALSDPLESDNWKVKKDINDKEGDGFVGFIHNCVIDNYLSLHESPEDLELYFCGPPLMNKAVQKMGEDFGMPDESIRFDDFGG, encoded by the coding sequence ATGATTTTGGCAGCAGGTACAACAGGAACGGTTATAGCAACAGTTGCAGCATTTTTACTAATAACATTAATATTAGTATCCTTGTTATTGTTTGTAAAACAGAAATTATCGCCATCAGGTCCCGTAAAGATCATGATTAATGGCGAAAGAGAAATAGAAGTGGCTTCAGGAGATTCTTTACTTTCTACCTTAGGAAATAACAAAATATTTTTACCATCGGCTTGTGGTGGTGGTGGAACTTGTATACAATGTGAGTGTCATGTTACTGAAGGTGGCGGAGAGGCTTTGCCAACAGAAGTGCCTCACTTTTCAAGAAAAGAATTGAAACAAGGAGCAAGGTTAGCATGTCAAGTAAAGGTAAAGCAAGACATGAATATTTCTATTCCGGAGGAAGTATTCGGAATTAAGAAATGGGATGCAGTTGTGGTAAGAAATTACAATGTAGCCTCTTTTATTAAGGAATTTGTAGTAGAAATTCCAGAAGATATGGGCTACAAAGCAGGTGGATATATTCAGATAGAAATTCCTCCTTGTGAAGTGAAGTTTGCTGACATGGATATTACGGCACACCCAGAAGAACATGATTCTCCAGATAAATTCGAAGCTGAATGGAATAAATTTAAATTGAGACCTTTAGTGATGAAGAACAATGAGACTGTAGAAAGAGCTTATTCTATGGCTTCTTTTCCAGCAGAAGGTAGAGAAATTATGTTAAATGTTCGGATTGCTACACCACCCTTTGATAGAGCCAAAGGTGGCTGGATGGATGTAAATCCAGGAGTTGCATCTTCTTATATTTTTAATTTAAAGAAAGGGGATAAATGTGTTATTTCTGGACCTTATGGTGAATTCTTTATCAACGAATCAGATTCAGAAATGTTGTATGTTGGTGGTGGTGCAGGGATGGCGCCAATGCGTTCGCACTTATATCATTTATTCAGAACCTTAAAGACAGGTAGAACTGTAACTTATTGGTATGGAGGACGTTCTAAAGCAGAATTATTTTACATTGAACACTTTAGAGCTTTAGAAAAAGATTTCCCTAATTTTAAGTTCTTTATCGCTCTTTCAGATCCTTTAGAATCTGATAATTGGAAAGTAAAGAAAGATATTAACGATAAAGAAGGAGATGGTTTTGTAGGTTTTATTCACAATTGTGTGATTGATAATTATTTAAGTCTACATGAATCACCAGAAGATTTAGAATTATATTTCTGTGGACCGCCGTTAATGAACAAAGCAGTTCAAAAAATGGGTGAAGATTTTGGTATGCCAGATGAAAGCATTCGTTTTGATGACTTTGGAGGATAA
- a CDS encoding Na(+)-translocating NADH-quinone reductase subunit F, with protein MKTTKRLEQALIKLYNAYHNNRLNPEDCTACAVGNILDNFDSWKHLSDEHGSLKLSYLGKVHQNLGRKFNGYTPQELLQIEKVFLEACGFKTPLCHYNPKPQNPTSQEVLFDGLCSVVQLLCELDNIPYVLDYSKLFEQEDGEPVYHLATFLK; from the coding sequence ATGAAAACAACAAAAAGATTAGAACAGGCCTTAATAAAATTATACAACGCATACCATAATAATCGCTTAAATCCTGAAGATTGCACTGCTTGTGCAGTGGGTAATATTTTAGATAATTTTGATAGTTGGAAACATCTATCAGATGAACATGGTTCTTTAAAATTAAGTTATCTTGGGAAGGTGCATCAAAATTTAGGAAGAAAATTTAACGGTTATACACCTCAAGAACTCTTACAAATTGAAAAAGTTTTTTTAGAAGCTTGCGGATTCAAGACACCTTTGTGTCACTACAATCCGAAACCTCAAAACCCAACTTCTCAAGAAGTTTTATTTGATGGTCTTTGCAGTGTCGTTCAATTGTTATGTGAATTAGATAACATACCTTATGTATTAGACTACTCAAAATTATTTGAACAAGAAGACGGTGAACCTGTATATCATTTAGCAACTTTTTTAAAGTAA
- a CDS encoding retropepsin-like aspartic protease, translating to MKRIEKILKKQKYIKIKLKKTTTNHLELKAKINGVKGRFILDTGASNSCVGLDLVDYFKLDAQESDTKAAGAGATDMETQQSENNALKIHIWKTRKCHLVLFDLSHVNTALTQHNAKEVHGIIGADILQKGKAFIDYHKKVLYLRKAKK from the coding sequence ATGAAACGTATCGAAAAGATATTAAAAAAACAAAAATACATCAAAATAAAGTTAAAGAAAACGACGACTAATCATTTAGAATTAAAGGCAAAGATTAATGGCGTTAAAGGACGATTTATTTTAGACACAGGTGCCTCTAATTCTTGTGTTGGCTTAGATTTGGTAGATTATTTTAAGTTAGATGCGCAAGAAAGCGATACCAAAGCGGCCGGAGCAGGGGCAACAGATATGGAAACACAGCAATCGGAAAATAATGCTCTTAAAATCCATATTTGGAAAACCCGTAAATGTCATTTAGTTTTGTTTGATTTATCGCACGTAAACACAGCATTAACGCAACACAATGCCAAAGAAGTTCATGGTATTATAGGGGCAGATATTTTACAAAAAGGAAAAGCTTTTATAGATTATCATAAGAAAGTATTGTATTTAAGAAAAGCAAAAAAATAA